Within Calonectris borealis chromosome Z, bCalBor7.hap1.2, whole genome shotgun sequence, the genomic segment TATATGCTTTAACAGTATATTTCTGCCCACCTGTTGTATCACACATAGAGATTATTTGTTCAGGCTGCTTTGGAGGCTGTTTCTATGAAGTCTTTTCTATTCTTCTCTTTCCCTATTAAACAAGGTCCCTTTTGCTAACTGCTTTGAATGAAGTTCCAAGGCATGAAAATAAACTGTACCCAGGTGATAACTGCAGGGGCAAAGCCACAATACAGGCTTAAGTCCTGTTACTCTTCTCTGAAAAAGCTGAAGTAGGACGAGAAAATAAAGAGTTTTCGTCACTGAGAAGATTTTAGCACAGAAACTTTATCTTAGGGCAAGTGAAATACTGGTAGGCTAGGTTTGATATCCCTGATTACCCACACAATCCTGAAGGTTTATAGCAACAGTTTTGAAATGGATGGCAGGACAGAGATTAATTCAAACACCTATGCACATGATGCATAAAGGCAAAGGAAACCAGGTGGGTTATTTTAGCACTTATTGTGCAGTTCCTACGATCACCACGTGAATGGGCTCAAATATAGGGTTTGAAATAAAAGGTAATTTAGGGTAGGATGATTCTACAGTGCAGGGAAGAAAATGCTGGCGCATTGACACACTGGTGTttgaggagggcaacgaagctggtgaagggcctggagcacaagccttacgaggagcggctgagggaactggggttgtttagcctggagaagaggaggctgaggggagacctcatcgtgctctacaactacctgaaaggaggttgtagcgaggtgggtgttggtctcttctgccaagtaactagcgataggacaagaggaaatggcctcaagttgcaccaagggaggtttagattgaacattaggagaaatttctttactgaaagagtggtcaggccttggaacaggctgcccagggaagtggtggagtcaccatccctggaggtatttaaaagacgtttagatgaggcccttaggaacatggtgtagagggcatggtggtgttgggttgacggttggacacgatgatcttagaggtcttttccaacctgtatgattctatgattctatgattctatgattatcaaGGATGTACGGGGATCAGTAAAATAATGATGCAGAAATTCTACGTTCAGTTGCTTTGAATTATATTTGAGTGTTCTCCAGTATtagggggaaagaaaataaaggggaaGATTAAGGGCTGAGTGAGAGAAAAATCAACGCCAACGTATCCATACGTTAACACAAAGTAAAAGGTTAGGAAAGAACAACAGGCTTGGGCAATGCTCTTAGTGTGCCTGAGCAagcacatacaaagaaaatttcacaGATAATAGACACAGAAAAGCACTAAttccagccccctccccccaaaaaacccacccaaacctgTAATGTATAGTACTATACACACTTCGTAGCAACAGTGTTCTAACACTCTTCTAAATATTATCAGCACCAGATGTAAGGTGAATAACAATGCAAACTAATTCTGAACTTCTCTTTTACTGggtttaaaactttttctttgggATATTTTGCTGTGGGGAGGGGTATTGGAGAGACACATCTATAAAATATATTCAAGCCAGCACCAAGAATATATGCAATCAAACCAGGAGGCAGAACATTTAAAACCAGTAAAGGATACGTGTATTCTGAAAGCATAGACTTGGGCTCAGTTATACCTCGTGGTAGTGAGTTCCACAACTTTGCCTTATTCATTTGCCACATGTATATAGAAAAGACACATCCACACTATATTAAACAGGAGTTCATAATCATTTGGAAGGATGAAGTTGTTATCTTTGGGATCACTTCTGATTAAAGAAACCAGGAGACATTATTTCCTGGCAGTTTATTTTGGAGCCTCAGGGATATCTGGgaattttatttgctgttcttcAGAAGTATTGTTATTCTCAGAGATTAACTCCTGGAGTGGAAAGTCCATTAGTCTGACCCAGATGGCTATTATGGTATCTTTTTCATACATTTCTAGATTACTTCTGTTACACAAAAAGTTTAAAAGTGTAGTAACTGCTACCTGGGAAGAGAGGTTTGGTTTGGCAAGGATATATATTTGTAGAACACCTATATTTTATGAAAACACATACTCGTAATAAGAGAACTTTTGACCGGGAATGGGTTATCCCCTAGCACAGCTGGAGGTGTTCAGCTGTACTTGCAATTCACATTACAGACTGATGCCAACACTTATACATCCAGCTATAATTTGCTCAGAACCTGAAAAAATGCTCAGTAAATGTCTTCTGCAAAAGTCAGGCTCAAATACTGTGCTTCTATCATTTGGAGGCCATGAGTTGATATATGGAGGTTTTAGAGGGAACCACAGGGGAGTCACAGGGAAATCCCAACAAGAAAGGGACCTCTTCAAAAGGGCTGCTTTTGTCCTCTGCTCATAGTCTTTATAATGCGTCTCACAGTTTTTCACAAAACAGCCAAAACTCCAAATGAAATTATGTAAAGGTTTCCAGTTcccagttttgcttttcttatgaTGCCTGGCAGGGGAATGGCAGCAGTTTCTTCAAGCTTTTCCAAGCTAGCCTTGAGGGGCTTGTTTACTAGCTCTTTATGGctctgattaaaataaattacaaataattgcCATGAATTCAAACAACGCATGAGAGAGCCCtaaatacttgttaaaaaaattaaatgttctggAAAATATTATAATGGCATGTTCAGGCAAAACCACACAGCAGTTTGGAAGGCAGCATGGATATACTCATTCCATATTTAATGAAGTTTTGAAAGTAATGATGTGATTTTCTGGCTGTAATGTGGGATACAGGGGCTTGACTGTTAGCCCATAAAGAGTCATCCTGAGATAGATATTCTTTTCTTAGGATAAGATTCActccaatatttatttttaagatgacatTAAATGAAGGGGGAAGTACAGAATGGacacagatatataaatatattcaatGAATTTGCTCTGTTTTGAAAATTGCAGAAGAGGGAGAAATGTTTAATAAGCAAGGTGGTTTTTGCAAGTCAGCATCTTATAAAATTATGTACATGCTTTTATACATATAATTTTCTCCATTCCCAAATAAAGCTAGTAAGTGTTATAATGATTAACAGCAAATCATCAGaactctttttctttattgttttaatcTTAATCTACAATGGTCACTTTATCATTTTATAGACATGAAAACAGTGCGGAAAAATCCTATTAGATCTGGCAATGTttatatttcctttccatttatgaGTATAGTGAAAGATATCTTAATCATTAAGCTAGAGAATACAACAGAACTCTCCTGCATTTTAAGCTTAAAGGTCACAGGCAGATGGAGGTGAGATATTTGAGGTGAACAAGTAAGAATTCAAATCACTGCAGACAGCATATCCTCAGGTGTCAGAGCTAGGAATGAAAAGCTTAAATAGTGAGTCATGCCCATTGTTATACTGACCCTACAAAAAAAAGGCTGTGTGACCCTAACGCTGTGAAAATCCAAAAGAGCAAGAGTGTGTTTTAGCCATGAAAACAGATGAGGAACCAATAACTTGTCATATGGTTGTTTCAAATTTCTCCTTTAGAGAAAATGAATAGCCAATACATACGTCATGAAGTGCGGGGATGTGAAACTAGTGACCTGAGGAACTTCTGGGAAAAGACTATTGAACAACAAACTCGGTATCTGCAAATTGAAAAAGAACGTCAGCGAAGAAGTGCTCTGACAAAGTGGGTAGTTTGCATATGGAAAGGTTATTTGAGTTTGCattataattcttttttaaagaaaagcaatacCTATATTTAAGTCCTGCAATGGAagttgaaagtatttttctttgatttttaaaaaataataaaacttccCAAATTGGCACGCTAATGCTAATGTCTAAGCTATGGCTTCACAGGATAACAGAATTATTCACTCTTGTTCTGTAAATGGGTCCAAAGTGTGGAACTTTCTGAAGTTATCAAGACAACATCTAGCTCTGCAGGCTTGTCTTGAACATCAAGGCTTATGTTCACAGCAGAACTAGCACAGATGTGTACCTGGCCCACCTTCTTTCTCTGTGGCCCTGTTTTCACAAGAATGTAGTTTGAATTAATTAAGATGCATAAGGTAAATCCATAATAAAGCAGACGGTCCAAGTGTACTAACTGACTAAGGCAACCATCAGCTATAGCCATATTTACTTCAAACAGTCATATTTACTTTAATTAGCCACAATGAGAAAGACCATGAGAGGCAACATCAGTATAGTTTTACTTCACACGAAGTCTCCATAAGTTGAAGGCACATGAAAGATGGCTATCTTGGCTTGAGATCATTCAATGAGAGAGCATTTTTTCAAAATCTCCTTCATATTCTCATTGGAT encodes:
- the LOC142076002 gene encoding protein FAM240B-like; translation: MNSQYIRHEVRGCETSDLRNFWEKTIEQQTRYLQIEKERQRRSALTKLRNEWMERLEKRIKMLRTQPEDPSS